A window of Salmo trutta chromosome 5, fSalTru1.1, whole genome shotgun sequence contains these coding sequences:
- the LOC115194095 gene encoding inhibitor of growth protein 2 isoform X4, whose protein sequence is MAEEQNDEVLKEVDDVYERYQGEQDAAQRKRLQIQLQRALISSQELGDEKIHVVTQMTELVENRSRQMDSLCLQEPSEISERVITERRSSSVQEAAVSTPAERSSARRPRRQRNSESRDSNHTLGNGAVMDDPADELPLQPREKRSKSAKKKKRKAKQERDASPVEFTIDPNEPTYCLCEQVSYGEMIGCDNDACPIEWFHFSCVGLTYKPKGKWFCPKCRGDNEKTMDKNLDKNKKDRRSR, encoded by the exons ATGGCAGAAGAACAGAATGatg AGGTCCTGAAGGAGGTTGACGATGTCTACGAGCGTTACCAGGGCGAGCAGGATGCGGCACAGCGTAAGAGGCTTCAGATCCAGCTGCAGCGGGCCCTCATCAGTAGCCAGGAGCTCGGCGACGAGAAGATCCATGTGGTTACCCAGATGACCGAGCTGGTAGAGAACCGTTCCCGCCAGATGGACTCCCTCTGCCTCCAGGAGCCCAGCGAGATCAGTGAGCGGGTCATCACCGAGCGGCGCTCCAGTTCTGTCCAGGAGGCGGCGGTGTCCACCCCTGCCGAGCGTTCCTCTGCACGCCGGCCGAGACGCCAGCGCAACAGTGAGAGCCGTGACTCCAACCACACCTTGGGGAATGGAGCGGTGATGGACGACCCGGCGGATGAGCTGCCCCTGCAGCCGCGGGAGAAAAGGTCCAAGTCGGCCAAGAAGAAGAAGCGCAAGGCCAAGCAGGAGCGCGACGCCTCGCCCGTGGAGTTCACCATCGACCCCAACGAGCCCACCTACTGCCTGTGCGAGCAGGTGTCATACGGCGAGATGATCGGCTGCGATAATGACGCGTGCCCCATCGAGTGGTTCCACTTCTCCTGCGTGGGGCTCACCTACAAGCCCAAGGGGAAGTGGTTCTGTCCCAAGTGCAGAGGGGACAACGAAAAGACTATGGACAAAAACCTGGACAAGAACAAAAAGGACCGGAGGTCCAGGTAG
- the LOC115194095 gene encoding inhibitor of growth protein 2 isoform X5: MNKTAKVLKEVDDVYERYQGEQDAAQRKRLQIQLQRALISSQELGDEKIHVVTQMTELVENRSRQMDSLCLQEPSEISERVITERRSSSVQEAAVSTPAERSSARRPRRQRNSESRDSNHTLGNGAVMDDPADELPLQPREKRSKSAKKKKRKAKQERDASPVEFTIDPNEPTYCLCEQVSYGEMIGCDNDACPIEWFHFSCVGLTYKPKGKWFCPKCRGDNEKTMDKNLDKNKKDRRSR; this comes from the coding sequence AGGTCCTGAAGGAGGTTGACGATGTCTACGAGCGTTACCAGGGCGAGCAGGATGCGGCACAGCGTAAGAGGCTTCAGATCCAGCTGCAGCGGGCCCTCATCAGTAGCCAGGAGCTCGGCGACGAGAAGATCCATGTGGTTACCCAGATGACCGAGCTGGTAGAGAACCGTTCCCGCCAGATGGACTCCCTCTGCCTCCAGGAGCCCAGCGAGATCAGTGAGCGGGTCATCACCGAGCGGCGCTCCAGTTCTGTCCAGGAGGCGGCGGTGTCCACCCCTGCCGAGCGTTCCTCTGCACGCCGGCCGAGACGCCAGCGCAACAGTGAGAGCCGTGACTCCAACCACACCTTGGGGAATGGAGCGGTGATGGACGACCCGGCGGATGAGCTGCCCCTGCAGCCGCGGGAGAAAAGGTCCAAGTCGGCCAAGAAGAAGAAGCGCAAGGCCAAGCAGGAGCGCGACGCCTCGCCCGTGGAGTTCACCATCGACCCCAACGAGCCCACCTACTGCCTGTGCGAGCAGGTGTCATACGGCGAGATGATCGGCTGCGATAATGACGCGTGCCCCATCGAGTGGTTCCACTTCTCCTGCGTGGGGCTCACCTACAAGCCCAAGGGGAAGTGGTTCTGTCCCAAGTGCAGAGGGGACAACGAAAAGACTATGGACAAAAACCTGGACAAGAACAAAAAGGACCGGAGGTCCAGGTAG